A stretch of the Perca flavescens isolate YP-PL-M2 chromosome 10, PFLA_1.0, whole genome shotgun sequence genome encodes the following:
- the spry1 gene encoding protein sprouty homolog 1, with protein MELQSQHGPGGSLVVIQPPPLESRQRSDYERELQHAAILSLDQIKAIRSNNEYTEGPSVVRRPPVPRMAPRPQDKQERTHEVILVNVNNNYEHRPSGHHHHVGGGVVVVAGGQQYGGSRAPGLSRSTSTGSAASSGSNSSASSEQGLLARSPPTRPGMSLQNHHRPERPVRTQPKPKALLQPQQGPHFHQPPLEAPLKPQGKGKSDFSGSGNGVVAAAGHQFICERCGKCKCSDCTAPRSLPSCLACNGQCLCSAESALEHGTCMCLVKGIFYHCSNDDEGDSCADQPCSLSRSHCCSRFLCMGLMSVLFPCLLCYPPVKGCLKACQGCYDRVNRPGCRCKNSNTVYCKLESWAPQTQEKPS; from the coding sequence ATGGAGCTCCAAAGTCAACATGGCCCCGGCGGTTCATTAGTGGTGATCCAGCCGCCTCCCCTAGAGAGCCGGCAGAGGTCGGATTACGAGCGGGAGCTCCAGCATGCCGCCATTCTCTCCCTGGACCAAATCAAGGCCATCCGCTCCAACAACGAGTATACCGAGGGCCCCTCGGTGGTACGGAGGCCCCCTGTACCCCGCATGGCCCCCAGGCCCCAGGACAAGCAGGAGAGGACTCACGAGGTCATCCTCGTCAATGTGAACAACAATTATGAGCACCGGCCATCAGGCCACCACCATCACGTCGGGGGCGGCGTGGTGGTTGTGGCTGGGGGGCAGCAGTACGGTGGGTCCCGGGCACCGGGGCTCAGCCGCTCCACTAGCACAGGAAGTGCTGCCAGTTCAGGGAGCAACAGCAGTGCCTCCTCTGAACAGGGACTCTTGGCACGCTCGCCCCCCACCAGGCCCGGGATGAGCTTACAGAACCACCACAGACCAGAGCGGCCTGTTCGGACTCAGCCCAAGCCCAAGGCCCTTTTACAGCCCCAGCAGGGACCTCACTTCCATCAGCCTCCACTGGAGGCTCCACTCAAACCCCAGGGCAAAGGGAAATCCGACTTTTCTGGCTCTGGCAACGGGGTGGTGGCCGCCGCCGGCCACCAGTTCATCTGTGAGCGCTGTGGGAAGTGCAAGTGCAGCGACTGTACGGCTCCCAGGAGCCTGCCTTCATGTCTGGCGTGCAACGGCCAGTGCCTCTGCTCGGCTGAGAGCGCGCTGGAGCACGGCACGTGCATGTGCCTGGTTAAGGGCATCTTCTACCACTGCTCCAATGACGATGAGGGGGACTCATGTGCGGACCAACCCTGCTCGCTGTCACGTTCCCACTGCTGCTCTCGTTTCCTGTGCATGGGATTAATGTCGGTACTCTTCCCCTGTCTGCTATGCTACCCACCTGTCAAGGGGTGTCTGAAGGCGTGCCAGGGCTGCTACGACCGGGTTAACAGGCCCGGCTGTCGCTGCAAGAACTCCAACACTGTCTATTGCAAACTGGAGAGCTGGGCCCCACAGACCCAGGAAAAACCTTCCTGA